One segment of Setaria viridis chromosome 4, Setaria_viridis_v4.0, whole genome shotgun sequence DNA contains the following:
- the LOC117851533 gene encoding protodermal factor 1 — MSGKALLVAVLLVGVASRCSASRGLQGNHVAEQKYGGGGYGGGGGGYGGGGGGGGYGGGGGGGGGGGGYGGGGGGYTPGYSGTGTCDYWKSHPDAIISCIGSLGSILGSFGDVCSAFFGSKLQTLQDALCNTRTDCYGDLLREGAAAYLNSIAAKKYAYSTQQVKDCIAVALTSEVAAAAQAAMFKKANYACHY, encoded by the exons atGAGCGGCAAGGCTCTCCTTGTCGCCGTGCTCCTGGTGGGCGTCGCCTCTCGGTGCTCTGCCAGCAGGGGCCTGCAGGGAAATCACGTCGCTGAGCAGAAGT ACGGTGGCGGTGGgtacggaggaggcggcggcgggtacggcgggggaggcggtggcggtgggtacggtggcggcggcggcggcggtggcggtggcggtgggtatggaggcggcggtggcggctacACGCCCGGCTACTCCGGCACCGGAACCTGCGA CTACTGGAAGAGCCACCCGGACGCGATCATCTCGTGCATCGGGTCGCTGGGGAGCATCCTGGGCTCCTTCGGCGACGTGTGCAGCGCCTTCTTCGGGAGCAAGCTGCAGACGCTGCAGGACGCGCTGTGCAACACCCGCACCGACTGCTACGGCGACCTCCTccgcgagggcgccgccgcgtaCCTCAACTCCATCGCCGCCAAGAAGTACGCCTACTCCACGCAGCAGGTCAAGGACTGCATCGCTGTCGCGCTGACCtccgaggtcgccgccgccgcgcaggccGCCATGTTCAAGAAGGCCAACTACGCCTGCCActactga